The region GGCGAGAGCGAAGCTCGACTGCATGTAGACGCCCTTGATGTCCGGGTTCGCGGTGAGCCTCGTGGAGAGCTTCTGCGCGGCCACGGCGCCGTCCCACTTCGTGGCCTCGCCGAAGACCGTGATGCCGGGGTAGTTCTGCTTCATGCAGTCGTTGAACGCCTCGGTGCGGTCCCGGCCGTTGATGGAGGCCAGGTCGCCCTCCAGCATGACCACCTTGCCCTTGCCCTGAAGCTTCTCGCCCAGGAACTTGCAGGCCTTCTCCCCGTACGCGCGGTTGTCGGCGCGCACGACCATGAACGCGTTCCCCGTGTCGGGGCGCGTGTCCACCAGCACGGCGGGGATCTTCTTGCCCTCCAGCTGCTGCAGCGTGGGGGCCACCGCGGCGGTGTCCTGCGGCGCCATGACCACGGCCTTGACGCCCTGGCCGATCTGCGTCTGCACGTTCGCGGCCAGCTTGGCGACGTCGTTCTGGGAGTTGGTGGTCTTGAGGTCGACGCCCAGTTCGTCGGCGAACTTGGGCACGTACTGGATGTAGGAGTTCCAGAAGTCGGTGTCCGACCGCGGGTAGTCGACGCCGACCACCGGCTTCGCCGCCGTGTCCGTCCCGCCGGAGGCCGCGGTCCCCTCGCCGCCGGAACCGCCGTTCCCCCCGCACGCGGCGGCGAGGCAGCCCGAAGCGGCCAGAATCAGCACGGCCCCGAAGCGTCTGCTTCTCATAGTCTCTCCTTCTGCATCGCCACGACGGGCCTGCCGTGGCCGATCGCGCCCGCAGATGCGATCGAGCCCGCGCCGGGACGCGCGAGCCTCCGGCGAGGCTGC is a window of Microbispora sp. NBC_01189 DNA encoding:
- a CDS encoding sugar ABC transporter substrate-binding protein; this translates as MRSRRFGAVLILAASGCLAAACGGNGGSGGEGTAASGGTDTAAKPVVGVDYPRSDTDFWNSYIQYVPKFADELGVDLKTTNSQNDVAKLAANVQTQIGQGVKAVVMAPQDTAAVAPTLQQLEGKKIPAVLVDTRPDTGNAFMVVRADNRAYGEKACKFLGEKLQGKGKVVMLEGDLASINGRDRTEAFNDCMKQNYPGITVFGEATKWDGAVAAQKLSTRLTANPDIKGVYMQSSFALAGTLQVLKQRDLLVAPDDPKHVFIVSNDGIPQELKDIAAGNIDATVSQPADLYAKWALSYAQAAAEGKTFQPGQTDHDSTIIEVRPGLLEDQLSAPLVTADGGTYGDISSVKHDDKSLWGNNLS